Genomic DNA from Magnolia sinica isolate HGM2019 chromosome 4, MsV1, whole genome shotgun sequence:
AATGGGCCTCACGAACATTCGCCGCACGTAACTGCCTTCATTGGTGCAAGGATAGATGCAAGAACattttggttttaaaaataaaaattaaaaaaaaagttattaaaggtctaaaaaatatattttgaaagaggtTTACTTTGGTTAAAATAggtggaaaaaccccaaaaataATGTAACACACACTAAAGCTTTCAGCACCCATACGTTTGTAATATATTATCAGAATCTTGCATATAATATAATCTTGAGAGCTATCACAAGTCCCACACCTATTGAATAGTTTTGCAAAGGTCATTTTTAATAATGAAATTTGAGTTTGAAgttaaaattaattatttttaataagttatGATTTTAATTATTGTTAGTtgttctagggtttaaggagtaatGTAATAGCTTAAAGTCTTTTTTAGTCATCCGAGAGAGTTAGAGCCAGTGTAAAcatcttttactatttttaataagtttattattttaaaaaacttaACTATTTCAAAGAAGTTATCTATTAAAAAAGTTTTATATTTTGAGTTGATTTAGGAATTAGGGCATCAATCTTATGGAAGTCCAGCAAGTCCATTGTAAACAACTTTTCATTGATTAATATCcatttttattctattttttcaGAGAATTTCTCTCCTTTTGGATTAAGGACTATTATGTTGAGGCGGAGTTGCTGACGTCTCCTATGAGGAGACATCTACTTCCCTCTTGCGTGTGTACATATGTACTTACAGTGAAGACTACTAGTTCTCTTAGGATTTGGCATGCGCTATCTCACGTGATGTTACTTGTATAAGGAGAATATATGTACAGAGTATATTCTACAATATCTATTCTTGGGAAAATTCTTATAAAAAGGAAGAGTCGAAGAGACATGAGCATTTAATTTCGATTTCTTTGTTTTATGAAAAAGAAAGCTTGCGTTGCTGCATGCCCTGTGAATACATGAATTATATGAATATGGTTAATGCACGtacccttttttttaatttttttttttaatcctttgcCTTAGGTTTTGGGTTGGCCTTTTCATTTATGGTCTTGCTTTGCCTACATTAATCATGTGTACATGTTTTTTCACAATATATTATAGAAAAGAAGATGGTAATTTAGTGTGAGGGTATTTTCACACAGGGCTCGAGTGGGATAGCCTGTAGGATGGgggggacactcggggtgggcggcccgtgtgaggcgggtggctcatgagAAGCGAGCCCCATCTACATGGGCCACCATTAATGTAGGAGCATTTTCACATTAGGCTCGAGTGAGGTTGCCTCTGGAatgtaggggcacacttggggtggacagcccatgtgaggcggtacttATGTGATGTGAAACTTATGAAGggagtttggccgaggtcctaacccatgcgatgtgaggcccgagtaatgagataaagggattaattcactatgctctatcaattcgaacttttagagcaagtgattggTTGTCCCGCATCAtaatctcttcttttctcttactTGCTATGTTAAAATGTGAAATGAGCTAAAAGATATAGAAAGCATAAAAATTGACAATTTTTTTAAGAATATAGTTTGAAGCGGCACAATATACACATACAAAGCAGGAATGTTAAGAATAACCTTCCTttaactttctttctttttttctttttttttttttttaaattttttttagggcTTGTTTACATTCGataaaaaaatcaatcaaattGATGTTTTGTGTATAGGGTCACTAGAGTCGTCAATGCCATTCAGTTAAGCCGAGAAATTTGTAACACTCAGTGTGGTCCACAATAAAGGACGGCCTTGATGTTTGGCACATGATAGTTTTATGTGATAAATGGTTTGAATCCTATACTAAGTGTTACCAATTGGCAAGTTTGAAAATAGATGGATTAAAAGCACGTCCCAAACTCATTTCTAACAAATACACCCTTTTAACATGTTGCGATATCTACAGGGGTCATTAAAGCTGTTAAAGCCAGTTGGTTAATCTGAGAATTTTCcacactcatgtggcccacttcaatAAACGATGGACTTGATATTTGGGACATGGTAGCTTCATGTGATAATGTGACATGGACAGTTTGAATCCTACACAAGTGTTACCAATTGGCGAGTTTGAAAGCTGATGGATTAAAATCATCACCCAAACTCATTTCTACGGAAACCCTTTGACATGTTGCAATGTCTACAGGATCAATGCCAGTCGTTTAAGCCGGTGGCCCATTTCAATAGAGGATGGACTTGATATTTGGGGCATGGTATGTAAGTTTCGTGTGATAATTATGTGACATGACACTTTGAATCCTACACAAACGTTACCAAATGGGAAAATTGAAAGCACATGGATTAAAAGCACAGCCGAAATTCATTTCTAAAGAATACACCCTTTGACAAGTTGCAATATTACTAATTGATAGCGCATATTCTAAATTAATAAGGAGGTGGTTCATATAACTTCATATGGCTTGCCTAATCTATTCGTCACTTCCTTCCCCTACCTGATTACCGACAACATTCATTTACAAGGCCAAACATAAATGAATTACATGTAAAGTTCATCTACATCGTCCAGTCCCGTCCTAGATGTGCTGTACGTCAAGAAATATCTCACTATCAGCGAACACAATATCAATACAGTGTGAgttagaaaaaaaacaaaaaaaaaaacagtccaAGAAAGCAGTTCCTGCAAGGATGTTTAATCAATTAGATTTTTGAGCCATGGGCCATACACGTTGTGACCGTCTAGATAAATTGCCTGGACCATTACATGGCAAGTCGCAAGCAGCTGGGGCTAGCCCACAAGGCACAAGCTGACAACTAATCTCTGTGAAGTAGTGTTTGGTCCTTCACTCGCatgttcttttttgttttttttccaaacATATATGGGAATATCCACCATTTCTTAATATGGGCCAAATCGTGTctattgatcatgaaatgcattgagGAAATTAGCCTTAATGAAATAATCGTTGGTTGAAGAAGCAATCCTTTTTCCTGAGGAAAAATTCCTTAAAGAAAAGCCCACGATAATGAAAGCAAAACACACTAAACATCCCTATCGGAGATGCCTTTTGCACGATGGTTCTCCATTGTGATCGGGTGTTATTGTCCTCGATTGAATATTGCACGCGGAAACCAAGGCAGTAAAGCTCTCGATCATTTAGCCTTGGATCCCCGGATCTATATAAAGCAAGATAACCTAGTCTGAGAAGAGAATAGCTTAGGCTAAGGGCCTATTCAATTAAGAGGTATCTAATGaaaaaagaaactaaaatcaTTTGATTAGACATTTTTTACCATTCACATGCAAAGAAAACCTTGGATTTCCGACTTCACATTACAGGGTGACGGCGGTCTAATAAATTTAAGATCATCATGTGTGCGAAACAATCATACTCCTTTTAAAATCCACTAGTGAGTAATCTTGAAAGTGACCATTGCACTtacattttcttctcctttgattTCAATACAATCAAATAGGCCATTGAGAGGGGTCATAGTCTCGCACTGATCATAGCCGGTTTACATTCGCCGCATTACCCGATCTTTGCCGGATGAAAATCTTTCAAAATCTTTTAGCACTCTTGTCTTCCTTAAGAAATTCTTTCTTCAGAAGTGGAAGTTGGGAGAAACAAATCATGTCATCCGACACCATTCTACAAGGAAGAAATGTGTTTAGAAACTTGTGGGAATTGCTTTGAGCTAATTGCAAGTGCAATAAGAAGATTAATGGGGCATAACCAGCACATAACCAGTGCAATAAGAAGATTAATGGGGCATAAATTGAAATTACTTGCATGATCCTATAGGAAAAAGTTCCACATCTTGTTTTCATAAGCAACCACATCTTGTTTTCACAAGCAACTTAGACAAAATTCTTCTctttatctttctttaaatcaGCATGGTTGAATTGGTTCATGTTCAATTGATCTAAACTGTACATCTAGTAGGCACCCGCAAATGGgccatggtttaaaaaaaaaaaaaaaaaaaatcaaaatatcaaacctCCTCATCATCCTATTGGTTGCATTCAAATGGAAGGTTACAATATACCCAGtcaaaggtccacattcaactaggGAAAAAACAACAGATCTGTTATGTGGTAGTTCTGATTTTCGAAACATGATCCATCCACAGCAGCTCAAACCGTATAGATGGcccagatcatccaaccaatgcaGCCCCATGTTGATCACATACAATGCGAAATGAACTCAAAGGTTATCATTTCATGAGCTCATGCCAAGATAGATTTTATTTTGCAAATATATTAACTTTCTTCTCAGACATTAGGTTGGGTAGAAAACCAAATCTAGATTGCCATTATAGGGATAATTATCTTAAGAAGTCAAGAAGCTATGGAAAGAAAATGATTTTTCTGGTACCTTGGATTCTTGAAATGAGACATCTAGAATGGATTCGGAGACTCCCTCTATTTATTTCGAATGCTAAACTTCATTTTGGTCGCATTAAGAGGTTCCAAACATCAGTGTCTTCCATAAAAAAAGGAAACCACAGGCAGGGTTATGTGCAATGCCAAACCAAGGGCCATCAAACACTCACCACCGTCCATTTCATGGCAGTACGAGTGCGGAATGCGGTCTCCTTGAATGCTTCAAAGCATCATCCTTTTGCTGTTGAGGACGTACATGATCCTCGTTTTGAAGACATGCTGTGTACTTTTCTCATTttgaaaagtggggcccatggtccagTGGTCCAGACAATTGGTTtctcgggtgggccccaccgtgggtGGATCATGCTCCAAAAacctccagattggaagatccacgCCACTTCTCTCGGGCCTTTCCTTTTTCAGCTGAATGTCGAACATTTTACTACTCACGATCATCATCATATATTTTCAGGCCACAAACATGAGAGGCTAGTGTTATCCCATCTTgtagatttttgggtcatggccCACCAATGGTGGGACCCAACAGAAAAAATGATATCTGATCACTTCCAACAAACTGAAAATCCCGAGAATGTATTGTGCACGCTGTCTGGTGTAAGAAGCCCTCTAATACCTACTTGCTACTTTAAGCTGCATTTGGCTCAGGCCTGCAAGAAAAAATAATTCGGATTGTTGGGGTTCCTACTCTTAGTAGAATTTCCAGAACTGATGAAGAATAGGAATTATTTCTAATACAGAAGAGCCCCATTTCGAGATTCTTGGAAATTCTACTAAGAGCAGAAATTGCAAAAtcacaaaaatcacttttctcctTTTTAGTATAAACGCAATCTTTACCTCGAAACCGTATAGCCCAACTTCGAAGCTCGAAATAATCAAAtcccatgtcttcaatcttctctTCTCATCTTCTTCACATGGTTCCACCAAACGCATCCATGGCATTGTCCCTTGATCAACATCATCAAGCTCTCACAATGCAGCATGAAAATCTAACCAAATCGACATCCAGGAGAATCATAAAATGGGtttttttataagttaaaaaaaaataaaaaaatcggcAAGAATCTCAGCAAAATCCATGCAAGCAAAGATGAAATCAAAGCAAAGAGCTGGTTTTAGTCACCCAGACCATACAAGATGTAGCTGCATTATATTaccaccacaaaaaataataaaacccaAGATTAAAATGGTCCAATTTTCTAAAGGGAAATGATCTCTACACCCACCCAAATTGAAACTGCACACACCCATTTCCCATTTTTGGAGCTGGGATACAACAAAAGGGATGTATGCAAGACAATAAGTGTACTTGCCTGAGTTCCAAAAAATGGAAAATGGGGTGTATGAAAAATCAATCAGGGAGGGTGTAAAACCttagaaaaaatcaaaataaaaagaaataaaaaggagGGGAGATTATCATGAATGAACTTCATTCAGCATTTTTGTAAAATcatggaaagaagagagagaaagtgcatccatccatccatacatacagagagagagggacacaTGTATATGGAAAGTGCTGCAACCGTTGCATGCCCCATACACGTTCAAGGCTTTCCTTAGAAAATGCTCTCATCAAAGGAGACAAACAGAACTAAATCACAACGTTTGGACATTATCTCCCCCAACCTTTTGATAGACTAGCCCCTAAAACCctgaaaaaccctaaaaaaaaaaactttggaagTTAGCCTAAATAatctataaatatataatatatatagccGAGCTGATAAGCAATGGACCCATCAGCAACAATGCAATAGAGAAAAGCGAAGGCGGATGGGATGGGATTTCGGGCAAAGAAATCGGGAATTGCCGCTCCTTGGGTCGGTTCGTGCGTGTCTAGGGTTTCTTGCCGAGCGTGTGTTTGTTGTTGTGCATCCAGACCTTGAGCACTTTTCGCTCCACGCCGGTGTCGTTGCAGAACTCCTGTACGGCGGCCTCGTCGTGCTTCTGTATCCTCCACCCCAATTTCTCGGCGAAGGCCAGCATCTTGTCCTTCTGCTCCTGCGTGAACTTTGTACGGAACCGCTTCCTAGAACCGCCTGCGGCGGCGGTCGCCCCCGCGCTGGGATTTGAGATGTCTTCCTGATCGtccctgctgtgggccccaccagaggtGGACGGTAGAGCGAGCGGCGGGCGGTGGTGCGGGGGCACCACGTGAAGGTAGCCCGCGGGAGCACGGTAGTAGGGGGAGAAAGGGTAGTGATGGTGGAAGAGCCCATCCCCGCCTCCTCCATCCGTCTCCTTGCGGTGGAAGTTGCGGTGGCAGCTACACGCCGCGCATTTGAGCGCGTCCATCGAGCCTTCCTCGCCAGCTGGCATGAACTCGCCACACCCGTCCACGGCGTGCCCTCCGATGCTGACAGCGTGATTCTTCAGGCATTCTCGGTACCTGCTGCCGGATCTCCGACTGCTCGCCGTTGCTGCAGCTGCCGCGCCACCGTCTGTCGTTGCTGCTGCACCGCCCGCGCTGCTCGCTATCTTTGCTCGCGGTACCGAATCGTAACTCGCGGAAACCGGTAGCTCCATCTCCTCATCCtcctgatcatcttgatcttcgaATTCCATGCTTCTCCTTTTCTCGTCGATGATTTCTTTTCCTTCCTACATAGCTTTTTTTCTCGTacgatctttttaaaaaaataattatatataatatatatttttatattttttgaagcttttgattttgaagataaGAGAGCGTAGACATCAATTCCTCGTCTGCAGAGTAGAGATGACTCGCTTCAAAGGCTTTCATATACACTTTCCCGTTCTgaaacgctctctctctctctatctctcgttGAGAGAGAGGAGTAAGAGTAGAGCCGGTCGCTGCGGGACAGCTTCACCGGCTATAGCCTGTAACATTAACCCTCCTTCGGCTCTAAAAGAGAACTGACCATACACAGGCAAGGGTACCAGTGTTCTGGTAACGTAACATTTCTCCCGGCAACATGCGTATTCTGTACGACATCAGTACCATGGAAATGGTGGCCCCCACTAGGAAAATTATTCTTCTCGAAAATGAGACTGATCagatcactaggtgggccacacctgttggTTGAGTCAGACCGTCGATTGCATGTTGATACCCGGGGGACGAACGATGCGATTTTGTTCCAGGTGATGTTCGTGGTGGGGCATAGCGATTTCATGGTGCTGATGTCCTAACAAGTCACATGCTGGCAGAATATATGGTACGGTACCACCAGCTGCTGTAGCTTGCCTGTATGTATCAGTTCCTGTCCTTAAAAACAGGCAGTTTTTCACTGCGCGGTAAAAAAATCTTCCTCGCTAGGAGAAAATGCAAGGGATGGAAGGACGGCTTTTGACTCTAGTCCCATGCGCCCATCTCTATGGGACTACGCAAGCTCCTTACACGTGTCACATATCACACGTGTTATGGATCCGTACCTTTTCTCTACCGTGTTGCTTTGTGATTTTACGTTACGCTGAAAAAAATCTGGTTTTTAACTCTTCACGAGGCCACACTTTATGTAAAAATGTATGGCTTCAAGAGAAAAATACCATGGCCTCACGTTCTTCATTCATATGTatctatatttaattttcatgcgttagaaaattttaattgggCC
This window encodes:
- the LOC131242402 gene encoding zinc-finger homeodomain protein 1, whose product is MEFEDQDDQEDEEMELPVSASYDSVPRAKIASSAGGAAATTDGGAAAAATASSRRSGSRYRECLKNHAVSIGGHAVDGCGEFMPAGEEGSMDALKCAACSCHRNFHRKETDGGGGDGLFHHHYPFSPYYRAPAGYLHVVPPHHRPPLALPSTSGGAHSRDDQEDISNPSAGATAAAGGSRKRFRTKFTQEQKDKMLAFAEKLGWRIQKHDEAAVQEFCNDTGVERKVLKVWMHNNKHTLGKKP